Proteins encoded together in one Vigna angularis cultivar LongXiaoDou No.4 chromosome 5, ASM1680809v1, whole genome shotgun sequence window:
- the LOC108339853 gene encoding cysteine-rich receptor-like protein kinase 10, which translates to MEGKQLIVRSIYSFVFMFFLGFKLLVTEAQSPNYVGDDCSSTTPKSLSSEYKDNLKSVLTWLSSDAATSKGYNHNSFGNSTSGADAAVYGLYDCRGDVSGYFCQFCVSTAAREVLQRCPDRVSVITWYDFCILRYSNENFFGNVTVDPSWNHTGSKNVSSSEEIQKGEGFMKSLIRKATVETNQLYYMDGFNLSSTERRYGLVQCSRDLTSEGCRECLETMLAKVPKCCEHKLGWQVSTASCLIKYDDYIFYLPPNQASSVSVPDTQIAKQRGGSKAKLLMIGLSVLGAVALLCFSVYCFWFRKRTRTGRRTGGGIPETIRLSSYHNVQTEETLNPDISTIPLITILQSTDNFSEASKLGEGGFGPVYKGVLPDGRHIAVKRLSESSGQGSEEFKNEVMFIAKLQHRNLVRLLACCLEEKEKILVYEYMTNASLDFHLFDERKKRQLDWQLRLSIINGIAKGLLYLHEDSRLKVIHRDLKASNVLLDDEMNPKISDFGLARSFEKGQNQANTRRVMGTYGYMAPEYAMEGLFSVKSDVFSYGVLVLEIICGKKNSGFYLSECGQSLTLYAWKVWCEGKCLELMDPVLEESFVESEFVKCMHIGLLCVQEDAADRPTMSTVVVMLASDMMSLPKPNQPAFSVGRMTLDDASTSKSSKNLSINDVTVSNIFPR; encoded by the exons ATGGAAGGAAAACAATTGATTGTGAGATCAATATATTcctttgtttttatgttttttcttggCTTCAAACTACTTGTTACAGAGGCTCAATCACCAAACTATGTGGGAGATGACTGCAGCTCCACCACCCCAAAATCTCTCAGCAGTGAATACAAAGACAACCTTAAAAGTGTTCTGACATGGTTATCCTCAGATGCAGCCACAAGCAAAGGCTATAACCATAACAGCTTTGGCAACAGCACCTCTGGTGCAGATGCTGCTGTGTATGGCCTCTATGATTGCCGTGGTGATGTTTCTGGATACTTTTGTCAGTTCTGTGTTTCCACTGCTGCCAGAGAAGTTCTTCAGCGCTGCCCGGACAGGGTATCTGTTATTACATGGTATGATTTCTGCATCTTAAGGTACTCAAATGAAAACTTCTTTGGTAATGTTACAGTAGACCCATCATGGAATCATACTGGATCAAAAAATGTCTCTAGTTCGGAAGAGATTCAAAAGGGTGAGGGTTTTATGAAAAGTTTGATCAGAAAAGCTACTGTGGAGACCAACCAGTTGTACTATATGGATGGCTTCAATTTGAGTTCCACTGAGAGAAGGTATGGCTTGGTTCAATGCAGTAGAGATCTCACAAGTGAAGGTTGCAGAGAGTGTTTGGAGACCATGTTAGCAAAAGTTCCCAAATGCTGTGAGCATAAGTTGGGGTGGCAAGTTTCCACTGCAAGTTGTCTCATAAAGTATGACGACTATATTTTCTACCTTCCTCCCAATCAAGCATCTTCTGTTTCTGTGCCTGATACTCAAATAG CCAAACAAAGGGGTGGTAGTAAGGCAAAACTATTGATGATTGGCTTAAGCGTGCTGGGCGCAGTAGCTTTGCTATGTTTCAGTGTTTATTGCTTCTGGTTCAGAAAAAGAACTAGAACTGGAAGAAGAACTG GTGGAGGTATCCCTGAGACCATTCGTCTATCATCATATCACAATGTTCAAACTGAGGAAACACTGAATCCAGACATCTCTACAATCCCATTAATCACAATTCTACAAAGTACTGATAACTTTTCAGAAGCATCTAAGCTAGGGGAAGGTGGATTTGGCCCCGTGTACAAG GGAGTTCTACCAGATGGAAGACATATTGCAGTCAAAAGACTCTCAGAATCTTCTGGTCAAGGGTCAGAAGAATTCAAGAATGAAGTAATGTTCATAGCTAAATTGCAACATCGCAACCTTGTAAGACTTTTGGCATGCTGTTTGgaggaaaaagagaagataCTAGTATATGAGTATATGACGAACGCAAGTCTCGACTTTCACCTCTTTG atgagagaaagaaaagacaGTTGGATTGGCAACTAAGATTAAGCATCATTAATGGCATAGCAAAAGGACTTTTATACCTTCACGAGGATTCTAGACTCAAAGTTATTCACAGAGATCTCAAAGCTAGTAATGTTTTATTAGATGATGAAATGAATCCTAAAATATCAGACTTTGGATTGGCAAGATCATTTGAGAAAGGCCAGAACCAAGCAAATACAAGACGAGTAATGGGCACATA tGGATACATGGCTCCAGAATACGCTATGGAAGGATTGTTTTCAGTGAAATCTGATGTTTTCAGCTATGGAGTTCTTGTTCTGGAAATCATTTGTGGGAAGAAGAACAGTGGATTCTATCTATCTGAATGTGGTCAAAGTCTTACATTATAT GCTTGGAAAGTTTGGTGTGAAGGAAAATGCTTGGAACTAATGGATCCAGTGTTGGAGGAAAGTTTTGTAGAGAGTGAATTTGTGAAGTGCATGCACATTGGTCTGTTGTGTGTTCAAGAAGATGCAGCCGATAGACCAACAATGTCCACTGTAGTTGTAATGCTAGCTAGTGACATGATGTCTCTTCCAAAACCTAACCAACCAGCATTTTCAGTAGGAAGAATGACATTAGATGATGCATCTACTTCAAAAAGTTCCAAGAATCTTTCCATTAATGATGTAACTGTCTCTAACATTTTTCCAAGATAA